One window from the genome of Nicotiana sylvestris chromosome 9, ASM39365v2, whole genome shotgun sequence encodes:
- the LOC104242057 gene encoding uncharacterized protein has protein sequence MAMWSETDNPKIDPPVVKMPGRPKKDRKKEVGEIKRAGKLPKRGITMICSICKEANHNKRGCPKNLNPKTKAKATPEFAESQQSSIVNPKKRNRGILVQALKVRRPEVVTRNQGLWDMMYLFRKVDVLVLIKGCLAAEKLKLHLLL, from the exons ATGGCAATGTGGTCAGAAACTGATAATCCAAAGATTGATCCTCCGGTGGTGAAAATGCCTGGAAGACCAAAAAAGGACAGGAAAAAAGAGGTTGGAGAAATCAAAAGAGCTGGAAAGTTACCAAAAAGAGGCATTACTATGATATGCTCAATATGCAAGGAAGCCAATCATAACAAGAGGGGTTGTCCAAAGAATCTCAATCCTAAAACCAAGGCTAAAGCCACACCAGAG TTTGCTGAATCACAACAATCCTCAATTGTTAATCCAAAGAAGAGAAATAGAGGTATTCTGGTACAAGCACTAAAGGTAAGGAGGCCAGAAGTGGTTACAAGAAACCAAGGGTTATGGGACATGATGTATTTGTTTCGCAAAGTGGATGTACTAGTGTTAAT CAAGGGCTGCCTAGCAGCAGAAAAGTTAAAACTCCATCTGCTACTGTGA
- the LOC104247795 gene encoding phenylacetaldehyde reductase-like — MSLAAKTVCVTGASGYIASWLVKFLLQRGYTVKASVRDPNDPKKTQHLLSLGGAEERLHLFKANLLEEGSFDAVVDGCEGVFHTASPFYYSVTDPQAELLDPAVKGTLNLLGSCAKAPSVKRVVLTSSIAAVAYSGQPRTPEVVVDESWWTSPDYCREKQLWYVLSKTLAEDAAWKFVKEKGIDMVAINPAMVIGPLLQPTLNTSSGAVLNLVNGAETYPNSTFGWVNVKDVANAHILAFENPSANGRYLMVERVAHYSDILKILRDLYPTMRLPEKCADDNPLMQNYQVSKERAKSLGVEFTPLEESIKETVESLKEKRFFGGSSAM, encoded by the exons ATGAGTTTAGCAGCGAAAACAGTATGCGTAACAGGAGCTTCAGGTTACATAGCGTCATGGCTCGTCAAATTCTTGCTCCAGCGTGGTTACACTGTTAAGGCTTCCGTTCGTGACCCAA ATGATCCCAAGAAAACACAACATTTGCTTTCCCTTGGTGGGGCCGAAGAGAGGCTTCACTTGTTCAAAGCAAACCTCTTAGAAGAAGGTTCATTTGATGCTGTGGTTGATGGATGTGAAGGTGTATTCCATACAGCATCTCCATTTTACTACTCTGTTACAGATCCACAG GCTGAGTTACTTGATCCTGCTGTCAAGGGGACACTCAATCTTCTCGGTTCATGTGCCAAAGCACCGTCAGTAAAACGAGTGGTTTTAACATCTTCCATAGCTGCAGTTGCTTATAGTGGTCAGCCTCGGACACCTGAGGTTGTGGTTGATGAAAGCTGGTGGACCAGTCCAGACTATTGCAGAGAAAAACAG CTCTGGTATGTTCTCTCAAAGACATTGGCTGAGGATGCTGCATGGAAGTTTGTGAAGGAGAAAGGGATTGATATGGTTGCAATAAATCCTGCTATGGTTATTGGTCCTTTGTTACAGCCTACACTCAATACTAGTTCTGGTGCAGTCTTGAACTTGGTAAATG GTGCCGAGACATACCCAAATTCTACCTTTGGGTGGGTTAACGTCAAAGATGTCGCAAATGCACATATTCTCGCATTTGAGAATCCTTCAGCTAATGGAAGATATTTAATGGTTGAGAGAGTTGCCCACTACTCTGATATACTGAAGATATTACGTGATCTTTACCCTACTATGCGACTTCCAGAAAA GTGTGCTGACGACAATCCGTTGATGCAAAACTATCAAGTATCAAAGGAAAGGGCGAAAAGCTTGGGTG
- the LOC104242056 gene encoding cinnamoyl-CoA reductase CAD2-like produces the protein MATKTVCVTGASGYIASWLVKFLLQRGYTVKATVRDPNDPKKTDHLTSLDGAKERLHLFKANLLEEGAFDAVVDGCEGVFHTASPFYHAVKDPQAELIDPALKGTLNVLGSVAKTPSIRRVVLTSSVAAVAFNGKPRAPEVVVDETWWSDPDFCRESQLWYVLSKTLAEDAAWKFVKEKAIDMVTINPAMVIGSLLQPTLNTSCAAVLQLINGAETYPNATLGWVNVKDVALAHILAFENPSANGRYLMVEAVAHYSELVKILREHYPTMKLPEKCVDDKPFPPKYQVNIERAKQLGVEFTPLAENIKETVESLKEKKFYSDA, from the exons ATGGCGACGAAAACAGTATGTGTTACAGGAGCTTCAGGCTACATAGCTTCATGGTTAGTGAAGTTTCTGCTCCAGCGTGGTTATACTGTTAAGGCCACTGTTCGCGATCCCA ATGATCCAAAGAAGACAGATCACTTGACATCCCTTGATGGAGCTAAGGAGAGACTCCACTTGTTCAAAGCAAACCTCCTCGAAGAAGGTGCCTTTGATGCTGTGGTTGATGGGTGTGAAGGTGTATTTCATACAGCATCTCCTTTTTACCATGCAGTTAAAGATCCACAG GCAGAATTAATTGATCCTGCACTGAAGGGGACACTTAACGTTCTTGGATCAGTTGCAAAGACACCATCAATTAGACGAGTGGTTTTGACATCATCTGTAGCAGCAGTTGCTTTCAATGGAAAGCCGCGAGCCCCTGAAGTGGTAGTTGATGAGACATGGTGGTCGGATCCTGACTTTTGCAGAGAATCACAG CTGTGGTATGTACTTTCAAAGACATTGGCTGAGGATGCTGCATGGAAGTTTGTGAAAGAGAAAGCTATCGATATGGTTACGATAAACCCAGCAATGGTTATTGGCAGTTTGTTACAACCAACACTTAATACAAGTTGTGCTGCTGTCTTACAACTGATAAATG GTGCTGAAACATATCCAAATGCTACACTTGGATGGGTTAATGTGAAAGATGTTGCCCTCGCGCATATTCTAGCATTTGAAAACCCTTCAGCTAATGGTAGATATTTAATGGTTGAGGCAGTTGCACACTACTCTGAGTTAGTGAAGATATTACGCGAGCATTATCCCACAATGAAGCTTCCAGAAAA GTGCGTCGATGACAAGCCATTTCCACCAAAGTACCAGGTTAACATAGAAAGAGCAAAACAGTTGGGTGTTGAGTTCACTCCCTTGGCTGAAAACATCAAAGAAACTGTCGAAAGCTTGAAGGAGAAGAAATTCTATTCAGATGCTTAG